The sequence below is a genomic window from Mycobacteroides abscessus ATCC 19977.
AATCCCCAGATCGGATTCCAGAACTCGCCGGGGCACCAGTGGTAGGTGGGGGCGGGGAGCGCCGGCGCCGCGTTGGCGCTGGCGGCCAGGCTGAGTCCGCCGGCCGCAATGGCCGCGGATGCTGCGATTCCCACGAGAATTTTCATCGGTCAGGGCCTCCAAATGTGATGGTGTCGATCTCGGTGGTGCCGATTCCCGCTGGATGTTGATGGCCGGCAGCCTCCGCCCGCCCCGACGAGGCGGATGCTGCGAGGCCCACGAGAACCTGCACAAGGAAGATGAAAAGCCATCTTCCTTGGAGCCACGCCGCTGAATTCGTAGAGCGAGCTGGGAGTTTTCTGTCAGCTATGCGTATGCATGCATGTGAAAGGCGTGCGTTGCCGCGGGTCGCCGGATCAACCGATTGGGGGATAGGGCCGTGCTGCCTGTAGTCTTCTCGGCGGTGGCGTGTCCGAGCGGCCTAAGGAGCACGCCTCGAAAGCGTGTGACGGGTAACCCCCGTCCGAGGGTTCAAATCCCTCCGCCACCGCCATTACCCTCTGACTGTCAGTACAGCTCAGGGGGTATTTTTCTGCGCTTGCAGGTGTTGTCTGGGTAATCTGCGCCAAGCTGTTGTGCGAGCGCTGCGAAATTGGGTGGGGTTATGGCGGTTTGCTTACGGACCTCTGCTTTCGTGAGTTTAGGGGCGGGATAGGTGCGCTCCTATCTCGGTGCGGTTACTTTTGAGCATCCGAGGGTCGATGGCGCTTGGTTCCAAATAGACTCAGGTCATGTGGCTCTTTGAAGGGGCTAGGGGGTTCTGTTGGCAAAGACCTGGCGTTGGCGCGGATGATTCCTGAGCTAACGGCTGATGGGCACCTACCGCCGGGACGGTATCGCGTCACCCTGGAAGCTATTCGAGACCGCTTTGTCGCTCATGAAGACTTTGCGGGAAGCAGCAGTCGAGCGAGGCTGTTTGGCGGACTCGTCGAGTACCTCATCGCTTGGGAGGACGTTCAAGCGATGACATCCGCTAACGGTCGGATTCTTAAGTCGCTGTGGCTCGCTGGGAGCTTCACATCAAGTGTCGTTGATCCACGTGACGTCGACGCGACGCCGATAGTGAACGGTGTGGTTGCTGATTCCGTGGTGGGCCGTCCAGGGTCTAAAGGCATCAAGCGGCTGATACAGCACCGCGACTCCATCAAGGCGCGGTATGGGGTTGAGATATTCCCCGTGAGATGGCATCCTATCGAACATCCGTTCGATCCAAAGGTGGACCTGACTGGCGACGAGGCTGCATACTTATCTGATCGCGGGAAGATGGACGACTGGTGGCAGCGGTGTCGTGTCAACGGTGAAGATGCCCCAACTGCGGCGAGCTGTGAAACGCGAAGAGGTTATCTGGAGGTGATCGCATGAGTTTGCGCGATCGGTTTCCGGAGATCGCTGCGCGGTACAGCCGCGATCCCGAACTCGATGGAGTCGACGGCGAGCCCGCGTCGAGTTACCTACGTGCGTCCTTTCTTGAGGGTGTGCGGAGGTTCTCTCCCGACGCCCGTCTGGATGCCTTTGCGAACATCCATCTCAGTGGGCCGTCTTTCGATAATGGAATATTTGAGCGAAATGCCGCTGACATATTTGTACGGCTGCAGAACGAGATTGATTCCATAACTGATGAGTCGGACCGTGCAGGTGTCCAGATCGGATTCCGGCGAATTGGCAAGGGCAGCGTTGTCATGCACTTGGACCCCGTCCCGCCTGAGATGGCCTCCGATGACCAGCTTCCGATGAGCACGCCTCCGCAGTTGGAGTCTGCACTGGTTCGGGTCCTTGACCTTCATGATGCGTTCGAATCTGGCGATGACGCATTGGCGATAACACGTGCTACGAGCGAACTCGCAACGCGCGCTAGGCAATTGGTTGAGTCACTTGACGTTGCGGACGCGAGACTTGAAGTGGATTTGTCGCGTTCAGATGGAACGCGTCGAAAGTCTAGCCTTACCGATGTTGGTCGGGCTAATGCTCGGAGGTTTTTCGAGCGGACACCTACGATCGAGGACACTGTAGTGTCGGGTTATCTCAGGACAGCGTCCACTACGGGCCACATCGAATTAGTGAGCGGCAGGCAGATCCTAGAAATTGTCGATGTACCGGCAGAGATTGCTAAGTCACTTCAATGGGACAGGATCTACCGCATCCGGGTGAGGCGAACCACTAGCGCAGCGAAGGCCGGCAGCCGACCTAAGGTTGAGAATCAGTACATCTCGATCGCTCAGCACGACGAACCGATCCCGTTCGATTGATATCCGCAGCTCGGCAGTCGGGGCAAATCTCGCACTGGTACCGATATGTTGAACGGGGTCAGGCTCGGCGGCGGTCCCCCAGTCGGTCCGCCAATACGTGCAGCGACCGCGCCGTGCTGTCGACCACCACACGCATCAGCACCTTCTCGGAGTGACGTTGATATCAACCCCGTCGAGACACGTGGTGAGGTCGGTGCCGCAATCCGTAGCGCTGAGTCCATGGCTGATGGTCCAGCGAGCGGGGTCACCCTCGCGTACCGCACCCACGAACTCGACCGCCAGCAGGGCACCCGGATCGGCGGCGACAACGGTGCACTTACCGGTGCCCAATAGTCGGGTGCCCATGATGGCCGGGTGCGTGATGCGGTACTGGCAACCAACCACCGGTCGGAACCCATTGGTCTGTAGTGATCACAGATCGGGATCGACCATTGCATGCCACATCTGCCGCGGGGAATGTGTGAAAGATCGCTCGAGCAAGATCATTTCGGCGCCCTCACCCGGGCCGCCTAGATGGTCGTCAACACGCCTCAGTCCCGGCGCAACGTGAAGAAGTACGGCTGGTCCATATCACGCAGGTCCATGATGCCCAGCAATGTCGCGTCATCGACCTTGCGGAAGTGGTCGATGATCGCCTTGTGGTCGTAGACCATGGCCGCGCTGACGGCTCCGCGGAATTCGATATTGCGCAGCCGGGCGCGGTGTTTGGTGGTTCTGATCAGTGGCTTGAGTGCGGATAGTGCAGTCGGCGACGTCCGCTTGACCATCGGGGACTCGGTCAGTCCGCTGATCCGGCCCGCCAGTCCCATCGGCGCCAGCATCGGATCGACCGCGAAAATATCGCCCCCGCCATCGCTGAAGAGCAACGGATGCACGTGGTCCACATCGTCGAACTGCTTGCCGTACCAGCCCGACACCGTCAGGATGCCGTCCATCGAATGCCCGGTGGGCACCTCGCCGCCGTGCCATCGTTGACCGATCAATTCCTCGGCTCGGATGGGCTCCAGATTGTCGAAGAAGGTCAGCGCTTCCTGCGTGGTGGTCCC
It includes:
- a CDS encoding DUF6932 family protein, yielding MIPELTADGHLPPGRYRVTLEAIRDRFVAHEDFAGSSSRARLFGGLVEYLIAWEDVQAMTSANGRILKSLWLAGSFTSSVVDPRDVDATPIVNGVVADSVVGRPGSKGIKRLIQHRDSIKARYGVEIFPVRWHPIEHPFDPKVDLTGDEAAYLSDRGKMDDWWQRCRVNGEDAPTAASCETRRGYLEVIA
- a CDS encoding DUF4334 domain-containing protein, whose amino-acid sequence is MTSTSDLFALEHGTTTQEALTFFDNLEPIRAEELIGQRWHGGEVPTGHSMDGILTVSGWYGKQFDDVDHVHPLLFSDGGGDIFAVDPMLAPMGLAGRISGLTESPMVKRTSPTALSALKPLIRTTKHRARLRNIEFRGAVSAAMVYDHKAIIDHFRKVDDATLLGIMDLRDMDQPYFFTLRRD